The genome window TAATGACCGCATCATAGAAGCCTCATGCATTCCCTTGAGTAAAAAATTCTGTCTTTCTACagtctttcttgtctttttttttttactgaatcaGTTACATAATTATCTCAAAATTCTGAGAaacaatttattgaaaaaatattatgctcttggattttctgattattagattattttctcattcattCAGAATAACAGAGCAAACATATTTTTAACTGAATGCATTATGCCTCTACACCACATTTccacattttataaataaaatgactaattaagaaCATAATAATCAGTGGAAATCCTTTAAACCCTTTTTTGTTGTCACCCATTAAATGATTTAGATGCTGCATTTCATGCTGACAGACTCTAATGACTGCCCTATGACCCTCAACAgtgaacactgtttttttttctgtgactccATTTCCCAAAAATGAAGCAAATCTCTTGCTAATACATGCAGGCTCAGAGGCCATTGGATTGCTCTGCTAAAATGGGgttagagagagaaacagagatggAATGATTGAGAGCCAGAGAGcatgagggagagaaaaaaatcagcgTGTGTGCTGCTGTCAAAGGACGTCTGTGCATTACTAAGTGGCTAAAAGCATTACTGCCCTCTTCAGCTCTCCAGACTGAGCAAATAGGGatccaaaaataaaactgatgaaCATCCATAAagtcagtctgtgtgacatgaaGGGAGCATCAATCAAGCACAGTCAGTTCAGACACGAAGGTCAGAACAACAAGTGCAGAAATCAATCCTTCATTCTGTGtcatgtaaatgtgtaaatgcacatttctgcaaagtcaaacacacaaagaaaggtCAGACCAGCACAAAGTGTCATACCCACTGTATTTAAAGCTCTTCAATGCACTACGAGCATAGCCCACCAATAAACAGCTAACgacaaaataaatcttttctAATCCATGTGCATCATCTATGATTTAAACTGAAATTGGTTAGTAATGCTAGTTAATACAGATAAATCAAGATAAAGAAGGGTCAAAGTTAAGATTATCCCTAATGTTACAGGGTAAATACAATGCATGAGTTACAGACAAAGCTGGCCGTCGCCAACTTAAACAAACTCTGTGAGATATGCTAATTGAACATCAAcaacaatgtaataaaaaatgtaatacaagTGAATTTAAACAGcttgaatagaatagaaatcaTTAAAACTTGTATAGACCTTCCAGTTTGATACAAAGAGTTTCcagtttgatttttaaaaaagtgtcagAACTTGTTCAGTTCAGCTCTGAGTGAGGTCCAAGGACATCTATCGTGTCTGATCCAAAACCTTAACACGTGTGCTGGCTCTGCCCAGGCTCTAGCACATGTACATTATGCACAGCAGCCCCACCCGCAGTAAACCTGAAGGGCCCTCACATCAGACTGGCTAACAGGCCTGTACAAATTGTGACAATCATCATGCACATATGGCACTCCAATCCTGTCCTGAGGAAGagagtggaaaaaatattacacattATTGGGCATCTAGCAAAAGCAAATATCAAAtagtttcattttttcttttatcacaaCTCATCTATTTCAGTGCTATTGGAATTCAGTGGACTAAATATGGCTCAAAACTGGATTGAAATGAATCTTCAGATCAGTGATTTAAAGATCCATGGTAACGCTGTCCAGTGCAATAGAGAAAAGGCTTCTACCAGTGTAGGCTAGTCCAGTGCATGAGATAAATTTATATATGTGACCCACTTTTTTGGTcccatttcttttcttcttttttttcccaacaaCAGACCACTGAAAAAGGAGAATACCCCCCAATCATtagaaaaaacactgtaaaatttaGATACATTATCATCTGGCAAACATCTATTAAATGTCTTTGTAAAGtcctgaaaatgtcttttaGATTCTTTGTCATGTCAAAACCTAGTGGCACACAAATCTTTGCAGCATTCAGAAGGCCTAATGCTTTTGCACCAAAGTGATTTGCATTGTCTGACAAAGCTTCCATTTTGTCAATCACATCACTCCTAGTCTACAAATTCCTTATTTGAGTTGGAGAAGCCCTCAATACTGATATAAACCCGCCATCAGTCATCAGGGGAGCACACCAGGTGGAGCTGGTCCGGGCTTCCCACGCTGCCTGTGCTTGAGCTCCCGTCCCCCAGGTCCCGGGCCACCATGCAGGGCAGGTTAAGCTCGGTGGACCCTCCGGGGCTGGAGTCACTCCTGCTGACACACTCCTCCTCCAGGACCAGGCACAGCTCCTTCAGGTCCAAATTCTCCTTCACCAGCCCGTCCTGCATGCGCTCCAGGTCGGCGAGCTTTTTCAAGTACCCGCCCAGGTCCTCCCGCATCACTTTCGCCGCGTGATGCCCGAACAGCTGCCATTCCCGGGCCAGCTTCTTCACTTTGAGCCGGTCGTCGTCCAGGAAACAGCACAGGTCCCGCAGTTCCACGTTTTCCTCCTGCAGACGCTGATTGATGACTTTCAGTTCCCTGATTTCAAGGAGGTGTCCCTGCAGCTGTTTATTTACCTCTTTTATCAGCCGTCCTCGCTGGATGAGAGCGGATATTTTCTCCGACTCCTCTTTACGCAGCCGGCTCACCAGCTCCTCTTTGGAGCACGTCAGCAAATCCTCGTCAGACATCTTTGACAGTTCTCTATTTATTATCTCCCCTTCGCTAcccatttttctatttaaaaccTACACCTAGGGGGTACCTGAGAATCTATTAAAAAGCGCTGAGATGAAGCTATAATGCTCAACGCAGAGCCATCACATCCTCTTCTTCTGCATACAGTGTTTTCCAGATGTCATGTATGCAATCACAATAGCACCGGAGGCCAAATCATGGCATAAACATGTGATTTCTTTATTTAGATGGCTTTTTTCAAGGCGCTATGACTTCAGTCTTAATTTGTGCGGAACCCAGCGTCAGTCCTCCGTGGAAGATGCTTTAATGAGGTCGTGTATGAAGATGCACCGCAGACCCCCATTAATGTCAATCTGTCATCCTCTCCACAGCAGGCTGTGTTCTCCAAAGGCCTCCAGAAATACAACTGTCCTTATTTTACCTCCTCTCGCTGTATTTTGAAGGCAACAGCCGCCCCGTGGGTTCTTCTGTAGGCTACTGTATGTGCAAAGGCCCGCTCGATCCACGGAGGCTTAATCCAGCAGCCTCGGATGCACACCCTGCAGATGTTGTGATTTTTACGTCGCTGGCATCGTCTCACCAGGCTGTGCTCCGCTCGCCTTGGCTGAATGAATTCCGTTTCCCGGTGGCTGGAGGATGAGTCCGTTACGGTgcagcagctttttttctttacgAACGGTTCATTCttaagataaacaaacaaacaaacaaaaataaatctaaatccgATCTTGCCCGTTATCCGCTCAAAATAAGTGCATCATCTCTGCTCATCCTCTGGGGCTGGACTGTTACCACAACAATGTCCGCCTCCGCCACTTTCACGGCTGTGACTCCGCTAAGCAGCGAGTCAAGCCTCAGCATTAGCGGAAGTCAGTCTTTgcagccttcaaaataaaagcctcgaCTGTTGCCATATTAAAGGAACAAATCAcccaaaaatcaaaaatacatatttttcatcTTACCTGTAGtattatttatcaatctagattgttaaATTCGATTAAATTGAATTTACATAGCCCAGAAACACAAATCTggatcacagacagacagacagagacaccctctgtcctttaaCCCTTGCAGCGGAcaaggaaaaactcctcaaaaatacactttaacaagaaaaaaagaataagaaaaatctcagggagagcaacagaggagggaCCCCCCTCCCAGGATGCACAGATGTGCAATAGAGTTTGTACAGAATAgaattgttttggtgtgagttgctgaaTGTTGGAGATTGGCTATAGAATTATCTGATTCCTGAATAATGGGAAAGGCTATATGGCAGCTATAGCTCAACAGCAATACCAACTTACAGAAAGTATGACCTACTCAAATCCAAAAACCTTGTTTTGAACAGTTTCTTGTCAGAAGtccctacatgaaactgctcactgGGCCGCGGTTCCTAGAAAGAGACAATGCTGTTTAGTTTTTCCAGGGTGTTTCTGGGGCTTTGACCACCACAGGCCCAGTGTCATTAAATCAGATTACATTTGAGAAAAGGGAGACATGTCTGCAGCAGATATTCCCAACGCACAGGATCTGACACCAAAATGATCTAAATAGCACTAGcctacatgtttttatttttattttatatttcttatacATATTTCAcacaggggggggggggggggggggctgtccTTTTAATGAAATAAGTGAGAACATTGTAGCTTTCTTTCTTCAggcaacgtttttttttttaattgatagtAGGCTATGTTACTGTTTCCTCAACAagactggttttattttgaacaatTTTCCCGGAAGTGGAACTTTTTTTCGTGGCTGCTGCTTTGACACGTTGGTTAGATAGTAATCAGACATATTTGTGGTTTCCTCTGGGGTTTACAGTGACTCTTCGCATACCGTAGCCATACTGTGGTATGGTAGTAAATGGCAACATAGCATCGATCCGCTCAGTGATCCAGCTGAGCCGACTCAGGTCGTCTCATCTACATTATGAAAAACATCAAGATGTCAGGGTGAAGATCTGCTCCATGTGCTCTCTCAGTGAGGAACTTGTGCGCCCCCATTTGGAttcaaaaacatacttttaccTTTACCGTGCTATGAAACCAAAACACACTGGATATGCACATTAATCGCAAAGCAAATGAGTAGGAAAGGCCTGCGTGAAGCCACTTCCTCTGAGATTTGCTTTCCATTTGAATGATTTCAGCCTCAAAAACTAAAGACATAGGCCTAACACCCTCAAACCTTTATAAAACATGGGAGATACATCGATAGGCCCCACTGCCTTTGGAGTTCACTACACAAAAAGATGTACAGTACAATGCCGTTGTATCATGAGTGGCTCCTGGCTGTACTCGTTTCTTTTCAAAGAACACTGGCGGAAAGTGTGACTGCAGGCTTTTTTTCCATGGGTTTATGCTGAGGCATTCAGCCACATCCTTCCGCCCTCTGTCCCACCTCCATTGTTTCACTGAGGCCATAACAATGTAGGGTGTTAACCGTGCAAGTGGGAACTGGGGATGGAATCAGGGTGTCATGTGGGGTTAGAAACGAGAGTGTTGATGTGCAGCGAGAGATCCGACAAAAAGACATGTTGACTGAGTCGTTTTCCCTTATGTTGTGATTTTGAAGgacacatgcagaaacacagaaaggGAGGGTGAGGAGAGGGATTTGCAGGGATTTATTTAGATTAATCGCCGGAGGAAAAGAGAGCAGATTGTGTACACGCAGCAAGCAAAGCACGTACAGGCCTATCTCTGatctgacacattttaaaataactaaGAGCACAAATGGAAGGGCAGAGATAAACAATAGGCCAGTGCCTCGCTGGTAATTTAATAGACTACTTTACATAACCGTCCATTGTAGTTTCTTCTGTCCATTGATGGCTttcttacttaaaaaaaatgctttgtttgtgtctgttggaTTTATTTTACTCTCCTTGCAATGGGAAGACACCGTCAGGCACTCAAGGGTAGTGTGTATTCTACAGTTGGCAAGAAATCTGGGGGCTTTTCCTGGCTTCTTCCAGAGTCTGCCCACATTACGTGCCCTCGGCGGTGTGACTCCGGTTTTGCCAATGGGATTAAAAACGGGCCAACTTTACGGATCACGCACAGTAATAGGCAGTACGTTACGGGTGCTGCATGCCCCATGACTGCATGCTGCTAGGAACAGAAGCAACTATCACAAGTGTCGTTTGTGTTTATAAGTGTATCAACAAGACCAAATCTAAATAAAATCCAGGAAATATGCTGAAACTGGTTGAGCATAATGCTTTCTAGCCTGCACCATCCCCAATTAAAATCAACTTAATTGATAGAAATCTACAAAACACTGTCTCACAGtatcttatattattattattatatatagacaACAGAagataacagaattataataatctattgtaaatattgctttccttatcttgttatctttttttctgatgcttgctttggcaatatatacattgttatgtcatgccaataaaaccaattgaattgaattgaattgatatgtattatcattatttccattgttAAATTTGTCGGCACTGCAATCTTTTCTGAACCGGTTATTTAGGTTTCTCATTAATCTCCCACATTGTATCCATTAAGAATGAGAGACGTTTGAGACGTTCGaatagaccatagactgtataaaatagacaTAATGTAGCGACACTGTTGTGATGATAGAACGTTCAGTGTTACTAATAAGAAGCGACAATAACAGGAAAAAGAACGCAAAGAAAAAAGAACGCTGAAGCCTTATTGCAGTTAATTAAGACGCGCTGATTGGTTCTCGCGATAGACCGGATGGTAAAGCAATATGACTCTACCGTTATggccatttcaaaataaaagcataaatacTTGACTAAAGGAAATAATTCTGGGAAACAAAATCCCAAGCAAGACTAGGCTATGTGGTAGCAAAATTACAAGCTTTGGTTTACTCACACactgtatattttttagtaCTGCTAAAATATATCCCACTGAAGAATTCAATATAGATATACAATAATCGCcaaagtcattttctgtcaatttttttttgcctaaatcatctcctcatgacaccggccacctatggtaaaatcgcctacatcctcagttgatcagatcatgtgattttacccctttaagatcatggCCTATGCCAAGTGtatgacttaagcggatttattatgcctaaatcaaaataaaatgtgacttaggcatctttttgaacatgcctttgtgacttaagcaagatatggtaagactttattttgaagttgtctacataagagtgacacgaGTGTGTCATTAACACGACATAGGATgcgtcatgaacattaatgacactgtgaagtaacattaatgctcatgatacttatgatgtcatgtttctgacaggcttgtgtgcctcttatgtagacaccttcaaaataaagtgttaccagtgtacttctccagcataatttcatctagagactccatttaaactcttATAACAGTAGTTATAAGAGTGTATAAGAGAGTATaacagtgctcggtgcgattgccccgtggccctaataaacaGACTAACTAGAAGTAATTGAGACAAAATATCGTTTTAATTCCTACAACAGGACAGTTGGGGGCgatttttcttttcctgtgaCGTCATAAACCGGAAGTTCTTGTAGCATGACTGCTGTTGTTGACACTGAGCACCCATAGCAATACAGTAACGCTGCAGTTTGGTAGATGTTCGTGTTTTAAAACACGAGAGCTGATCACCTGATTATACCGTAATGTTAATTCGGTTTTAATGTACCTTTTTGTTACCTGGTTGTCAGTTTAGTCTCCGCTGAAGCTGCTAACTTTGCGACGTAGCTAGCACAGGAGGCTAGCCTTTAAGGGAGGAAGTTAGCTAATTAGGACACCATGGAAAGAAGATTTAAGTCCAGCCAATAGAATTAACGGAAcactttgtatttgtattttattgaattttatcTTTCTGCTTGAAAGTGTTCGGAACAACATTTAGAACACGGtatggtgtgtttttgttgcttaaaacGGCGTTGAGATGATGTCACATCTGATGGTTGAGGCTACTTAAGCCTAACAAATGTTAAACATCTCCTGATACACTTGTTTTTACTTAATTTCTTTCAACCAGATGGCGATGGAACTGGACGTGTTTGTGGGTAACACCACTATCATGGATGAGGAGGTTTACCAGCTCTGGTTGGATGGATACACAGGTAAGATACACACAATGTGGGATGTACTAGAATTTGGTTAAAACATAATTCAAGGTTCTAGGTAAAAGTCTTAacacaaggttttttttctgcagcaaggtttcacaaaaacagaatacaaaAGACAACGTgaacaacacatcaacactattAACCATAGACAGGCAGggaaatttaaatgtacacatatGCAAGTGTGCAAGGGCCATCATCCTATTAAGCATGCCAATAGGATTGTGTCCCTAAAGGATTaacttacaaataaaaaatattgggaaCCACAAATATGCTAAATGTGTGACAACATTGTGCACATTACAAGTAAGCAATATTTAGTAAAATTATGGAGTAGCAATCCAGTGCTGCTGTATTTTCACACCACAGTAGTGGCTTTGTTAGTACAGGTTATTACACATAACTACAGCCATTGTGGGATCAGCAGGCTTGTGTGATTTTATCCCACAGTGAATGATGCAGTAAAGGTACGAATGGAAGGAGGAGTGCTGGAGGAGTGTGAGGCGAGTGCAGATGTTCTCCTGAGTGACACAATGGACCAGTACAGGACTTTCCAGATGTGTGAGCGTCTGCTGCACAGTCCGTCCAAACTAGCCAACCAGCTGCTGTTCCAGATCCCACCTCATCGACAAGCCATGCTCATAGAGAGGTGCAGTTATGATGCTCTCATTAATTCTGCTTCAGTTATCAATTATTAGTGTTTCCAGTGTCTGATATGAAAGTATATACAAAATCTTATTCTTAACATTTAATCAaggatttatgttttttttttttgtatttttggaatATGCTCCTTCCTTGAACTGGGTTATTATTCTCTAAAGGCTAATTTTACCATTGCATGTATTTgttattaaacaataaaaaacattatccTTTTTTCTTGAGATAGTAATGAAAATATATTCTTACATATTTCCTCTTTCTTCTGTATGTTTCCTTGTTAAGGTACTACGCCTTTGACGATGCATTTGTCCGAGAGGTCCTGGGAAAGAAACTCTCCAAAGGAACCAAGAAGGACTTGGATGATATCAGCGCCAAGACAGGTGTGACgctgaagagctgcaggcggcAGGTAAGAGCATTAAGACCACAGCAACAACTGTTCATCTCTATGATCAGTTTTTTAATTGTCAATGCTCAACATTTATCTGAGGAGTTTGCATCAATTTTAGGCCCGATCAGACAGAGTGCTTTTGAGCAGCCTGGGGGAgcattttggtttctttttcaaTGCGAATTTTCTTGCTGCTTGTGCATTGCTGAATGCCTGTAGTTTGGGGGAAAAAGAGAAGATTGGTGATTCGGTGTTTTTCagcaattttaataaaaaagacagcaaACTGCTCTTTTCTTTCAATTGTAGGCTACAAAAATAAGTAGTGTGTTGTGCCTCATGTTTTGTAGCCTGTAAAAAGTGCATTGTCCAATTTCAGCCTTGAAAGATACTGCTCATTTATGTAGTGCAGGGTAGCTCACCTGGTAGAGTGGGTGCCTGTACACTAAAGGGTGAGTTCTTGgtgcagagagagaggtggggggCATGCAGCAAATAAAGGCAgacagcaacaaaaaatatttataaatgagAAACTCTTTTATACATGTGATTGTTGGTATAATCTTCATAACTCCtttgttatttgtttgattTCAGTTTGACAACTTCAAACGTGTTTTCAAAGTTGTGGAAGAGCTGAAGGGACCCCTGGTGGAGAACATACGTCACCACTTTATTCTTTCGGACAAGCTTGCAAGGTAATCAGTGTGAACAACAGAGCCTTGCCTACCTGTTTCAGGTTTAGTTTCCAAAACATTGGTATTGCTTCAAgtcttttttgttgtagtttttatatttattggttttttttttgccaactcTAGCAAAAAAGCCAGCATCCAGGATATTGTAATTCTAGTAAAAAACAACGTTTCTATCttcttgtttatatatatatatgtttgtatatatatatatatatgtttgtatatatatatgtttatatatatgtatatatatatgtttatatatatatatatatgtatatatatatatatatgtatatatatgtatatatatatgtatatatatgtttatatatatgtatgtatatatatgtatgtatgtatatatatatatatatatatatatatatatatatatatatacatatgtatatgtatatatatatatatatacacatatgtttatatatatatatatatatatatatatatatatatatatacacatatgtttatatatatgtatatatatatgtttatatatatgtttatatatgtatatatatattagctcCTATAATGTGCCCTGTGCTTATTTCAGGGATTACGCTGCCATTGTTTTCTTTGCCAACAATCGCTTTGAGACGGggaaaagaaaactacaatatCTCACATTCCAGGACTTTGCTTTCTGTGCTGGGCAGCTTATCAACAACTGGACTGTTGGGGCTGTTGGTGAGCCTtttgtcttgtttcttttgGCCATTAGCTGCTGTTTTTATCTGGCGTGTACTAGACATGTAGAACATTCAAATCAGTTAAGTAACTGATGTATAAATCATCTAAAACTTTCTAAATGTGACTTAGTTTGGGTCCGACAGGTGGCTAAAACCATTCATTCTAAACCCTAgaatataagaaatataaacaacatGCACAAAGGtgaaacaaaattttaaaaatgtcttaaaagaaatgtaaaaagaggtAAGCTGCTGATGTTGGTTGTTATGAATAAGGAACTTTACTAGCAGTGCCTCCTTCAGTAAGGCTCACTGACCACCAGAGGTCCTTCAGGTTTTGCAGATCCTTATTAGAATAAAGATGAATTTAAAATTTGATagttaaaagtgaaaaaatgttaattggATTAGGAAGAGTCTGATGATAATTGTACGAAAAAAATAAGCAGCGATAATAGTTATAGGAGGAAAGACATTTGTGAACTGATTTGCTAATGTCTGACTCGAGTCTTCTTTGTAGATAACATGGTGGAAGACATGGACGTGGATCTCGATAAAGAGTTTTTACAAGATTTGAAAGAACTGAAAGTTTTAATCACTGACAAAGATCTGCTGGATCAACACAAAAGGTAACAGAAATGCAATGAAAATCCTACACATTTTTGCTGATTACTGCcatatttttcctgtttttaattacaattttaTCCACGCTCCCTTAGTGACAGTTTCTCTTTTTAACTTCTCTCCTCTGTTCAGTCTAGTCTGCACAGCTCTCAGAGGGAAGACAAAAGTTTTTAATGAGATGGAGGCTAATTTCAAGGTGAGAAACATTACACCCTTATAATATCTCAAATGTTATTCAGTAACTTCTACAGTGAAAGTCATGTAATTGTTTTCTCCTGCTTGTAGAATCTTTCCAGAAGCCTTGTCAACATCGCCGCAAAGTTAACCAACACAAAAGATGTCAGAGATTTCTTCATTGATCTCGTGGAGAAGGTAGTGTTTTAACTCCTGGGCCTCACTTTAAAGAAGTTGCTTTGATGTCCTCAGAGGACAAAACTgtctgtgtaaaaaaagaaagaaagaaagaaaaagcaaaaaaagaattatGTTCTGTACACTGAATGCTTGgggattattttcttttatccaCAGCCTGTGATATGTCAGTGTTGAGCAACAACATTGGTTTTGATCCATGCTGTTTTCTGCAgtgt of Centropristis striata isolate RG_2023a ecotype Rhode Island chromosome 12, C.striata_1.0, whole genome shotgun sequence contains these proteins:
- the ccdc85b gene encoding coiled-coil domain-containing protein 85B, whose amino-acid sequence is MGSEGEIINRELSKMSDEDLLTCSKEELVSRLRKEESEKISALIQRGRLIKEVNKQLQGHLLEIRELKVINQRLQEENVELRDLCCFLDDDRLKVKKLAREWQLFGHHAAKVMREDLGGYLKKLADLERMQDGLVKENLDLKELCLVLEEECVSRSDSSPGGSTELNLPCMVARDLGDGSSSTGSVGSPDQLHLVCSPDD
- the fibpa gene encoding fibroblast growth factor (acidic) intracellular binding protein a isoform X1 → MAMELDVFVGNTTIMDEEVYQLWLDGYTVNDAVKVRMEGGVLEECEASADVLLSDTMDQYRTFQMCERLLHSPSKLANQLLFQIPPHRQAMLIERYYAFDDAFVREVLGKKLSKGTKKDLDDISAKTGVTLKSCRRQFDNFKRVFKVVEELKGPLVENIRHHFILSDKLARDYAAIVFFANNRFETGKRKLQYLTFQDFAFCAGQLINNWTVGAVVFFVDNMVEDMDVDLDKEFLQDLKELKVLITDKDLLDQHKSLVCTALRGKTKVFNEMEANFKNLSRSLVNIAAKLTNTKDVRDFFIDLVEKFIEPCRSDRWTAADMRLYLTHYNNSAHILDTFKHQAVWDRYMGVIKSCIFKMYHD
- the fibpa gene encoding fibroblast growth factor (acidic) intracellular binding protein a isoform X2; the encoded protein is MAMELDVFVGNTTIMDEEVYQLWLDGYTVNDAVKVRMEGGVLEECEASADVLLSDTMDQYRTFQMCERLLHSPSKLANQLLFQIPPHRQAMLIERYYAFDDAFVREVLGKKLSKGTKKDLDDISAKTGVTLKSCRRQFDNFKRVFKVVEELKGPLVENIRHHFILSDKLARDYAAIVFFANNRFETGKRKLQYLTFQDFAFCAGQLINNWTVGAVDNMVEDMDVDLDKEFLQDLKELKVLITDKDLLDQHKSLVCTALRGKTKVFNEMEANFKNLSRSLVNIAAKLTNTKDVRDFFIDLVEKFIEPCRSDRWTAADMRLYLTHYNNSAHILDTFKHQAVWDRYMGVIKSCIFKMYHD